The following proteins come from a genomic window of Nocardiopsis sp. YSL2:
- a CDS encoding glycosyltransferase family 4 protein has protein sequence MPRTLIITNDFPPRAGGIESFVHELALRRSDSVVVYCSSPTRRDDAADPGFDLRQPFPIVRDAARVLLPTPRVAARARAIVDLEGCDSVLYGAAAPLGLLAAGLRGRVRRQVALTHGHETGWSGLPGAREALRRVGETTDAVTYLGGYTRRRLSRALSAPAAARMRHLPPGVDTDRFHPGAGGAMIRARHGLGARPVVVCVSRLVPRKGQDTLLRAWPRVLADVPDAALLIVGDGPYAGRLRAAARGTESVVFTGPVPADELPAHHDAADVFAMPCRTRRGGLDVEGLGMVYLEASATGVPVVTGDSGGAPDAVLDGETGLVVDGSVPGPTARALIGLLRDPDRAAQMGARGREWVARSWTWERTAQGLDELLSAP, from the coding sequence GTGCCGCGAACGCTGATCATCACCAACGACTTCCCCCCGCGCGCCGGGGGGATCGAGTCCTTCGTCCACGAACTGGCGCTGCGCCGCTCCGACTCGGTGGTGGTGTACTGCTCCTCCCCCACCAGGCGCGACGACGCGGCCGATCCCGGCTTCGACCTGCGCCAGCCGTTCCCGATCGTGCGCGACGCCGCGCGCGTGCTCCTGCCCACGCCCCGGGTGGCGGCGCGGGCACGGGCGATCGTGGACCTGGAGGGCTGCGACTCGGTGCTCTACGGCGCCGCCGCGCCGCTGGGCCTGCTGGCCGCGGGCCTGCGCGGCCGCGTCCGCCGCCAGGTGGCCCTGACCCACGGGCACGAGACCGGCTGGTCCGGTCTGCCCGGTGCCCGCGAGGCGCTGCGGCGCGTCGGAGAGACGACCGACGCCGTCACCTACCTCGGCGGCTACACGCGCCGACGGCTGTCCCGCGCGCTGTCGGCCCCGGCCGCGGCCCGGATGCGGCACCTGCCGCCCGGGGTGGACACCGACCGGTTCCACCCGGGCGCGGGCGGCGCGATGATCCGCGCCCGGCACGGGCTGGGCGCGCGGCCCGTGGTCGTGTGCGTCTCCCGTCTGGTCCCCCGCAAGGGCCAGGACACCCTTCTGCGCGCCTGGCCGCGCGTGCTGGCCGACGTGCCCGACGCCGCCCTGCTCATCGTCGGCGACGGCCCCTACGCCGGCCGGCTGCGCGCCGCGGCCCGCGGGACCGAGTCGGTGGTCTTCACCGGACCGGTCCCCGCCGACGAGCTGCCCGCCCACCACGACGCGGCCGACGTGTTCGCCATGCCGTGCCGGACCCGCAGGGGCGGCCTGGACGTGGAGGGCCTCGGCATGGTCTACCTGGAGGCGTCCGCCACGGGTGTGCCGGTCGTCACCGGCGACTCGGGCGGCGCCCCGGACGCGGTGCTCGACGGCGAGACCGGCCTGGTCGTCGACGGCTCGGTGCCCGGGCCGACCGCCCGCGCGCTCATCGGACTGCTGCGCGATCCCGACCGCGCCGCCCAGATGGGCGCACGCGGGCGGGAATGGGTGGCCCGGTCCTGGACCTGGGAGCGCACGGCTCAGGGGCTCGACGAGCTCCTGAGCGCCCCCTGA
- the ctaD gene encoding cytochrome c oxidase subunit I: MTTTATEPRSGAQAPAKGSIIVNWLTSTDHKVIGYMYLITSFAFFLFGGILALLMRAELFFPGMQVMSNEQFNQMFTMHGTIMLLMFATPLFVGFSNIIMPLHIGAPDVAFPRINLFGYYLYLFGSLIVVAGFLTPGGAASFGWFAYTPLSDAVRSPGLGGDLWILGLAVSGLGTILGAVNFITTGLCMRAPGMTMFRMSIFSWNTMLTSVLVLIAFPVLTAALIALGADRMVGTQVYNAEHGGAILWQHLFWFFGHPEVYIIALPFFGIATEILPVFSRKPIFGYKSLVAATIAIAGLSVTVWAHHMFPTGAVLLPFFSFMTFLIAVPTGVKFFNWIGTMWRGQLSFETPMLFTIGFLVTFLFGGLTGVLLASPPIDFHVTDSYFVVAHFHYVVFGTVVFAMFAGFYFWWPKFTGKMLNEKLGKVHFWLLFLGFHGTFLVQHWLGAMGFPRRYADYLPGDGFTELNQISSVSSFVLGASTLLFFWNMYVTAKKAPKVTVDDPWGYGCSLEWATSCPPPRHNFTSLPRIRSERPAFDLNHPHAAAPGAVPAGATKE; encoded by the coding sequence ATGACCACCACGGCAACAGAACCCCGTAGCGGCGCCCAGGCGCCGGCCAAAGGGTCGATCATCGTCAACTGGCTGACGTCGACCGACCACAAGGTCATCGGGTACATGTACCTGATCACCTCCTTCGCGTTCTTCCTCTTCGGTGGCATCCTGGCGCTGCTCATGCGCGCCGAGCTGTTCTTCCCGGGCATGCAGGTCATGTCCAACGAGCAGTTCAACCAGATGTTCACCATGCACGGCACCATCATGCTGCTGATGTTCGCGACCCCGCTGTTCGTCGGGTTCTCGAACATCATCATGCCGCTGCACATCGGCGCCCCCGACGTCGCCTTCCCCAGGATCAACCTGTTCGGGTACTACCTGTACCTGTTCGGCAGCCTCATCGTCGTGGCCGGGTTCCTGACCCCGGGCGGCGCCGCCAGCTTCGGCTGGTTCGCCTACACCCCGCTGTCCGACGCGGTCCGCTCGCCGGGCCTGGGCGGCGACCTGTGGATCCTCGGCCTGGCCGTGTCCGGTCTGGGCACCATCCTCGGTGCGGTCAACTTCATCACCACCGGGCTGTGCATGCGCGCGCCCGGTATGACGATGTTCCGCATGTCGATCTTCTCCTGGAACACGATGCTCACCAGTGTCCTGGTGCTCATCGCCTTCCCGGTGCTGACCGCGGCCCTGATCGCCCTGGGCGCCGACCGCATGGTGGGCACGCAGGTCTACAACGCCGAACACGGCGGTGCCATCCTCTGGCAGCACCTGTTCTGGTTCTTCGGGCACCCCGAGGTCTACATCATCGCCCTGCCGTTCTTCGGTATCGCGACCGAGATCCTGCCGGTGTTCAGCCGCAAGCCGATCTTCGGCTACAAGAGCCTGGTGGCGGCCACCATCGCCATCGCCGGCCTGTCGGTGACCGTGTGGGCGCACCACATGTTCCCGACCGGCGCGGTGCTGCTGCCCTTCTTCTCCTTCATGACGTTCCTCATCGCGGTCCCCACCGGTGTGAAGTTCTTCAACTGGATCGGGACGATGTGGCGAGGGCAGCTCTCGTTCGAGACGCCGATGCTGTTCACGATCGGCTTCCTGGTGACCTTCCTCTTCGGCGGCCTCACCGGCGTGCTGCTGGCCTCCCCTCCGATCGACTTCCACGTCACCGACTCCTACTTCGTGGTGGCGCACTTCCACTACGTGGTGTTCGGCACCGTGGTGTTCGCGATGTTCGCGGGCTTCTACTTCTGGTGGCCCAAGTTCACCGGAAAGATGCTCAACGAGAAGCTGGGCAAGGTGCACTTCTGGCTGCTGTTCCTCGGCTTCCACGGCACCTTCCTGGTCCAGCACTGGCTCGGCGCGATGGGCTTCCCCCGCCGCTACGCCGACTACCTGCCCGGTGACGGCTTCACCGAGCTGAACCAGATCTCCTCGGTCTCCTCCTTCGTGCTCGGCGCCTCGACTCTGCTGTTCTTCTGGAACATGTACGTCACGGCCAAGAAGGCACCGAAGGTGACCGTGGACGACCCGTGGGGCTACGGCTGCTCCCTGGAGTGGGCGACGTCCTGCCCGCCGCCGCGGCACAACTTCACGTCGCTGCCGCGGATCCGGTCCGAGCGCCCCGCGTTCGACCTGAACCACCCGCACGCCGCGGCCCCGGGCGCCGTCCCGGCGGGCGCCACGAAGGAGTAG
- the rpsD gene encoding 30S ribosomal protein S4, with translation MRYTGPKVRLSRRAGTPLTRKAVSYFEKRPYPPGEHGRRVRRNSSDFAVRQSEKQKVRWYYDLTEKQLLRIYENAKKRSGRTGEEMLAELELRLATVVLRAGLAASIYAARQFINHGHITVDGKKVDIPSYQVKPGQIISVREKSRSMVPFVEAAEGVHADDKIAGFLAVSHKDLRIAVTDRPKREQIPVPFDEQLVVEFYAR, from the coding sequence ATGCGCTACACCGGACCGAAGGTGCGGTTGTCCCGGCGCGCCGGCACTCCGCTGACCCGTAAGGCGGTCAGCTACTTCGAGAAGCGTCCGTACCCGCCCGGCGAGCACGGCCGCCGCGTCCGTCGCAACAGCAGCGACTTCGCCGTCCGTCAGTCGGAGAAGCAGAAGGTCCGCTGGTACTACGACCTGACCGAGAAGCAGCTGCTGCGCATCTACGAGAACGCCAAGAAGCGTTCCGGCCGCACCGGTGAGGAGATGCTCGCCGAGCTGGAGCTGCGCCTGGCCACGGTCGTGCTGCGCGCCGGTCTGGCCGCCTCGATCTACGCCGCCCGCCAGTTCATCAACCACGGCCACATCACCGTGGACGGCAAGAAGGTCGACATCCCGTCGTACCAGGTCAAGCCGGGCCAGATCATCAGCGTGCGGGAGAAGTCCCGCTCCATGGTCCCGTTCGTCGAGGCCGCCGAGGGCGTGCACGCCGACGACAAGATCGCCGGCTTCCTCGCCGTCAGCCACAAGGACCTGCGCATCGCGGTCACCGACCGCCCCAAGCGCGAGCAGATCCCCGTGCCCTTCGACGAGCAGCTCGTCGTCGAGTTCTACGCTCGCTAG
- a CDS encoding iron-sulfur cluster assembly accessory protein, which yields MTVQSETTEGIILTDEASGKVRALLEQEGRDDLRLRVAVQPGGCSGLRYQLYFDERDLDGDVVTDFGGVEVVTDRMSSPYLVGATIDFVDTIEKQGFTIDNPNATGSCACGDSFN from the coding sequence ATGACGGTTCAGAGCGAGACCACCGAGGGGATCATCCTCACCGACGAGGCGTCCGGCAAGGTCAGGGCGCTCCTGGAGCAGGAGGGACGCGACGACCTGCGTCTTCGGGTGGCCGTTCAGCCGGGTGGTTGCTCAGGTCTGCGCTACCAGCTCTACTTCGACGAGCGCGACCTCGACGGCGACGTCGTCACCGACTTCGGCGGTGTGGAGGTCGTCACCGACAGGATGAGCTCCCCCTACCTCGTCGGTGCCACGATCGACTTCGTCGACACCATCGAGAAGCAGGGCTTCACGATCGACAACCCCAACGCCACCGGCTCCTGCGCCTGCGGCGACTCCTTCAACTAG
- the coxB gene encoding cytochrome c oxidase subunit II, with product MPEPITEQAERVLSLWQGSWVAAFAVGILVWGLMIWTIIFHRKRSEQLPPQVRYNLPIEALYTVLPIVIISVLFYFTARDQAYLLETEEPADVHVEVVAFQWAWQFNYLDDTKEEGGETLFTEVGTPNPDGTADRSTQPTLVLPENAVVHFDLHSPDVIHSFWVPSFGFKMDVIPGRDNAFQVKLNEGTEGEYVGRCAELCGVDHTRMLFNVEVLPQDEYEAWAADQQVEAEAEAAETAEDPEMSEGTGAEGTDAEGTGAEGAESTEADAEGTGVGADDAEENDE from the coding sequence ATGCCGGAGCCGATCACCGAGCAGGCCGAGCGTGTTCTCTCGCTCTGGCAGGGTTCATGGGTGGCGGCGTTCGCGGTCGGCATTCTCGTGTGGGGGCTGATGATCTGGACGATCATCTTCCACCGCAAGCGCTCTGAGCAGCTGCCGCCCCAGGTGCGGTACAACCTGCCCATCGAAGCGCTCTACACCGTGCTGCCGATCGTCATCATCTCGGTGCTGTTCTACTTCACCGCGCGAGACCAGGCCTACCTCCTCGAGACCGAGGAGCCCGCCGACGTACACGTCGAGGTCGTGGCCTTCCAATGGGCCTGGCAGTTCAACTACCTCGACGACACCAAGGAGGAGGGCGGCGAGACGCTCTTCACCGAGGTGGGCACGCCCAACCCCGACGGCACCGCCGACCGCTCGACGCAGCCCACGCTCGTCCTGCCGGAGAACGCGGTGGTCCACTTCGACCTCCACTCGCCCGACGTCATCCACTCCTTCTGGGTCCCGTCCTTCGGCTTCAAGATGGACGTCATCCCCGGCCGCGACAACGCGTTCCAGGTGAAGCTCAACGAGGGCACCGAGGGCGAGTACGTCGGCCGCTGCGCCGAACTGTGCGGTGTCGACCACACCCGCATGCTGTTCAACGTCGAGGTCCTGCCGCAGGACGAGTACGAGGCGTGGGCCGCCGACCAGCAGGTCGAGGCCGAGGCCGAGGCGGCCGAGACGGCCGAGGACCCCGAGATGTCCGAGGGCACCGGAGCCGAGGGCACCGATGCCGAGGGCACGGGGGCCGAGGGTGCGGAGAGCACCGAGGCCGATGCCGAGGGCACGGGCGTCGGAGCCGACGACGCCGAGGAGAATGACGAGTAA
- a CDS encoding Ig-like domain-containing protein, whose protein sequence is MLGGGDAAEDDEGLAGPQVSVSPAPGATDVPPDTPVRVSVTEGSLAGVTIEQVRAGERVESLPVTGTLSEDGTTWTSDWNLVPGTAVGVYAAAEGASGRQREFRSEFTTAPVEEGGALGIEFNFPRSGDVVGVGMPVIVGFDTPVEHKEQVENSIEVTSEHPVEGAWNWLDDETAVFRPREFWEPYQEVTVDLRLTGVQAAEGVHGTEDHRLEFEIGREMISTMHVPDHEMTVAVDGETVRTIPVSNGKAHRRFNTTTSGVHLLMEKYSRLVMDSATVGIPQGSPGYYRVDVDWAVRTSNSGEFTHAAPWNTGNLGVADASNGCTNMSVSDARWYHDQALMGDVLETTGTDRQLEWDNGWGFYQRSWEEWLDHSVTGEPQVTDGSGTPGSVHGQGL, encoded by the coding sequence ATCCTCGGGGGCGGGGACGCCGCCGAGGACGACGAAGGGCTCGCGGGGCCCCAGGTCTCCGTCAGCCCCGCTCCCGGGGCGACGGACGTGCCCCCGGACACCCCGGTCCGCGTCTCCGTGACCGAGGGCTCGCTCGCCGGCGTCACCATCGAACAGGTGCGTGCGGGCGAGAGGGTCGAGTCGCTTCCGGTCACCGGCACGCTGTCCGAGGACGGCACGACCTGGACCAGCGACTGGAACCTCGTGCCCGGGACGGCCGTGGGCGTCTACGCCGCCGCCGAGGGCGCCTCGGGCCGTCAGCGGGAGTTCCGGTCGGAGTTCACGACCGCGCCGGTGGAGGAGGGCGGGGCGCTGGGCATCGAGTTCAACTTCCCGCGCTCGGGCGACGTGGTCGGCGTGGGCATGCCCGTGATCGTCGGCTTCGACACGCCGGTCGAGCACAAGGAGCAGGTGGAGAACTCCATCGAGGTCACCTCAGAGCACCCGGTGGAGGGCGCTTGGAACTGGCTCGACGACGAGACGGCCGTGTTCCGGCCGCGCGAGTTCTGGGAGCCCTACCAGGAGGTCACCGTCGACCTGCGCCTGACCGGCGTGCAGGCGGCCGAGGGCGTGCACGGTACCGAGGACCACCGCCTGGAGTTCGAGATCGGGCGAGAGATGATCTCCACGATGCACGTGCCCGACCACGAGATGACCGTGGCCGTCGACGGCGAGACGGTGCGCACGATCCCGGTGAGCAACGGCAAGGCGCACCGGCGCTTCAACACCACCACCTCGGGCGTCCACCTGCTGATGGAGAAGTACTCCCGGCTGGTGATGGACTCCGCCACCGTCGGCATCCCCCAGGGCTCCCCGGGCTACTACCGCGTGGACGTGGACTGGGCCGTGCGCACCTCCAACAGCGGCGAGTTCACCCACGCGGCGCCGTGGAACACGGGCAACCTGGGGGTGGCCGACGCCTCCAACGGGTGCACCAACATGTCGGTGTCCGACGCCCGCTGGTACCACGACCAGGCGCTGATGGGCGACGTCCTGGAGACCACCGGCACGGACCGGCAACTGGAGTGGGACAACGGGTGGGGCTTCTACCAGCGCTCATGGGAGGAGTGGCTCGACCACAGCGTGACGGGCGAACCCCAGGTGACCGACGGTTCGGGAACGCCGGGCAGCGTCCACGGCCAGGGGCTGTAG
- a CDS encoding sulfurtransferase TusA family protein has product MPEHASGGPLVTVEAVGRKCPLPIIMLSQRLHEVPIGAVIAVTADDPAARADIPAWCRMKMHEFLVEEPLARGSAFHIRRKY; this is encoded by the coding sequence ATGCCTGAGCACGCGTCCGGCGGGCCTTTGGTGACGGTGGAGGCGGTGGGCCGCAAGTGCCCGCTGCCGATCATCATGCTGTCCCAGCGGCTGCACGAGGTGCCCATCGGGGCGGTCATCGCGGTCACCGCGGACGATCCGGCCGCACGAGCCGACATCCCGGCGTGGTGCCGGATGAAGATGCACGAGTTCCTCGTGGAGGAGCCGCTGGCGCGGGGTAGCGCTTTTCACATCCGCCGGAAGTACTGA
- a CDS encoding cytochrome c oxidase subunit 4 yields MKMQAYLFMGISTFFGLAAALYIYWSVQDTGQVEWTGATALVVSIGFGWMIGFWLWQAARRSEHFHGLPAEERLDGEIAENSGEYGFFSPHSWWPMFVALAVAFTAVGVAIGWWMVLIGGFAVILTAIGWVFEYYRKEFQH; encoded by the coding sequence ATGAAGATGCAGGCCTATCTGTTCATGGGCATCTCGACCTTCTTCGGTCTGGCGGCGGCCCTGTACATCTACTGGTCCGTCCAGGACACCGGACAGGTCGAGTGGACGGGTGCCACCGCGCTGGTGGTCTCCATCGGCTTCGGCTGGATGATCGGTTTCTGGCTCTGGCAGGCGGCCCGCCGCAGCGAGCACTTCCACGGGCTTCCCGCGGAGGAGCGGCTGGACGGCGAGATCGCGGAGAACTCCGGCGAGTACGGCTTCTTCAGCCCGCACAGCTGGTGGCCGATGTTCGTCGCCCTGGCCGTGGCGTTCACCGCCGTCGGCGTGGCGATCGGCTGGTGGATGGTCCTGATCGGCGGCTTCGCCGTCATCCTCACCGCGATCGGCTGGGTGTTCGAGTACTACCGCAAGGAATTCCAGCACTAG
- a CDS encoding carbohydrate kinase family protein, with product MRIAVAGSIATDHLMSFEGRFAEQIIPDQIQQLSLSFLIDELDVRRGGVAANICFGMGAFGLDPVLVGAAGADFEDYRAWLDRHGVDTLSVYISELRHTARFICTTDRDQNQIASFYAGAMAEARNIELKPIADRLGGLDLVLIGADDPDAMVRHSQECRTRTIPFAADPSQQLARMDGDAVRTLIEGAAFLFGNEYEKALAEQKTGWSDAEILARVGTRVTTLGAKGARIDRRGEPSVHVPAAQVGDLVDPTGMGDAFRAGFLAAHAWGLSLERGAQVGNATAVHCLEVDGPQEYRLTAAGLLERLERSYGTEAADEVRSFL from the coding sequence GTGCGTATCGCGGTTGCCGGATCCATCGCCACCGACCACCTGATGTCCTTCGAGGGTCGGTTCGCGGAACAGATCATCCCGGACCAGATCCAGCAGTTGTCCCTCTCCTTCCTCATCGACGAGCTGGACGTGCGCCGCGGCGGCGTCGCCGCCAACATCTGCTTCGGGATGGGCGCCTTCGGCCTCGACCCGGTCCTGGTGGGTGCGGCCGGCGCCGACTTCGAGGACTACCGGGCCTGGCTGGACCGCCACGGTGTCGACACCCTGTCCGTCTACATCTCCGAGCTGCGCCACACCGCGCGCTTCATCTGCACCACCGACCGCGACCAGAACCAGATCGCGTCCTTCTACGCCGGCGCCATGGCCGAGGCCCGCAACATCGAGCTCAAGCCGATCGCCGACCGCCTCGGCGGCCTCGACCTCGTCCTCATCGGCGCGGACGACCCCGACGCCATGGTCCGCCACAGCCAGGAGTGCCGGACCCGCACCATCCCCTTCGCCGCCGACCCCTCCCAGCAGCTCGCCCGGATGGACGGCGACGCGGTGCGCACCCTCATCGAGGGGGCCGCCTTCCTGTTCGGCAACGAGTACGAGAAGGCGCTGGCGGAGCAGAAGACCGGCTGGAGCGACGCCGAGATCCTCGCCAGGGTCGGCACCCGCGTCACCACTCTGGGCGCCAAGGGCGCCCGCATCGACCGGCGGGGCGAGCCGTCCGTGCACGTGCCCGCGGCCCAGGTCGGCGACCTCGTCGACCCCACCGGCATGGGTGACGCCTTCCGTGCCGGCTTCCTGGCCGCCCACGCATGGGGCCTGTCCCTGGAGCGGGGCGCCCAGGTCGGCAACGCCACCGCGGTGCACTGCCTGGAGGTCGACGGGCCGCAGGAGTACCGGCTGACCGCCGCGGGCCTGTTGGAGCGCCTGGAGCGCTCCTACGGCACCGAGGCCGCCGACGAGGTCCGCTCCTTCCTGTGA
- a CDS encoding YrhK family protein has product MPGPHREKPLDVKIGRHELVVRQRYEAASICNDILIGLWFVAGSIMFFSPAWSTTGTWLFLIGSVQMLIRPVIRLSRLVHVRRVRSRSGAGPASSETAMDF; this is encoded by the coding sequence GTGCCCGGTCCGCACAGGGAGAAGCCGCTCGACGTGAAGATCGGCCGACACGAACTGGTCGTCCGGCAGCGCTACGAGGCGGCGAGCATCTGCAACGACATCCTCATCGGTCTGTGGTTCGTCGCGGGCAGCATCATGTTCTTCTCACCCGCGTGGTCGACGACGGGGACGTGGCTCTTCCTCATCGGCAGTGTGCAGATGCTCATCCGCCCGGTCATCCGCCTGTCCCGCCTGGTCCACGTCCGCCGCGTGCGCTCCCGCTCGGGTGCGGGACCGGCCTCCTCCGAGACGGCGATGGACTTCTGA